Below is a genomic region from Flavobacteriales bacterium.
TTGATACGGGCTGATTTACCCATACGCTCTCTCAGGTAGAATACACGCGCTCTGCGGACCTTACCTTCCTTATTGCGTTCTATCTTCTCGATAGATGGGCTGGCTATAGGGAAGATACGCTCTACGCCTGTACCACTGGTTATCTTCCTTACGGTGAAGGTCTCGGTGATACCACTTCCTCTGCGCTGCAGCACGGTTCCTTGGAACTGCTGGATACGCTCCTTGTTACCCTCACGTATCTTGTAGTGTACGGTAACGGTGTCTCCGGCCTTGAAAGCAGGGAAATCCTTCTTCTCGAAAACGGCCTTGTTTATTTCTTTGATCGGATCCATGTCCAATTTGTTTTTGGGGCTGCAATATTACAACAAATAAGCTTCTTCGTCCAAGGATTTATACGTGGAAATGGACCTCAGGGAGAAAGAATATGGATCCATTGCCCTGTTTTTCTCTTATCAGACTGAAATACAAGGAGATAAAACCCTCGGGATAGGTGGTCCAAAGACCTGGTCTGCAGACCCGGATTCAGCTCTTCACTCCACTGTATCCGCCCCATTCTGTCATAGATGCTCAGCTGGCCTCTCTCAGGTATTTCCAGATTTAGATCCCCGGCATACAGACTATAGTTTATTTCCGATCCAGCACTTTGCGGCTCAGACCATCCGAGAGCTGCATCGGCCATCAAAGTGAAGGTGTAGGCATAGCTCTCGCTCGTGTCTGATGGGTTGGTCAGCGTGACCTCCACACTTCCTTCACCTGTGCTGCGAGCAAAGAAATAGATGGATACCTCTGTACTTCCCTCACCTGGAATGTAGTACGTAGCCTCATCGACTTCAGGTGGTAGGCACGCATTGGTGCAGATGGATATATCCCAATCGCTGGGCATCTCTTCGTTGGACTTGGCAATATCCACTAGTATGGTCCCTTCACTCGCATTGCTACTGATCATGTGGAAGATGAAGGCCTCGGTAGGATGGGGAACAGTATTCGCGCTGGTGCCATCGAGTAGCTCCACCTCTAGGACCTGAGCGAGTAGACCCGCGGGAAGACTGAGCAGACAGAGCATGATGATGAAGCGCATGGCACTAAGATAATCGACCTAGGCATGAGCAAGCAAAGATTGACGGAAGTCAGTCCTGTCCCTGACAGAACACATGGCAGAAATCCCTACGAATCACTTGGTTTATCAGTGTGATAAAACAGATAGATATGAAACGATCCGGAGTTTGGATAGACAGCAAGAAAGCATGGATATATTCTCTTGAGAATGAATCAGAGGAATTCATGGAGTTGGAATCAGCAGTGGAAGACACTAATCCCGGTGGGGGTTATGGTGGGGCCAAGGCCTTCAATCCACAAGTCGCTAGTCCAGAGAATAAGATCCTGCATCGTAAGAAGCAGCAATTCAAGGAATTCTACACCGATATCTCAGAGAATATCAAGGACTGCGAGCAAGTGCTCATAGAAGGTCCCGCAGAGGCTAAACTCGGTCTGCTTCAGTTCATCAAGGACATCCACGGTATGCGGGATGTGAAAGTGGAATTGCGCAATGCAGACTCCATGAGCGAGAATCAGTTCAAAGCCGGTGTTCGCGACTACTACTCCTGATCATCTGTCAGGGATCGAATCGCTGGATCGGATTCTCATTGTGATAGCTATTGCCGTTCCTCCGCTCTGAGCGGTTGCGGTAATGCTCATACACAGCATTGATGAAACCGAGGATCATTCCCAGACCCAGGATGATATAGATGATCGTGAAGAGCTTTCCCATATCCGTCTGCGGAGCAAAGTCTCCATAGCCGATGGTCGTGAGGGTGACTACTGAGAAGTACAAGGAGTCCACCCAGGACCATTCCTCCAAATAATGATAGACCACTGTGCCAGTGGCGATAATAAATGAACTCGTTAGGAGCAGATTCCGATAGTGCTTGTCGAGCAGGAACTCATACACGGAACGGAAGTAGAAGAAATCCTTGACTTTCTCTTTATCGACCATGACTCACATTTCGGATTCGTGAAGTACGAGTATAGGGATATGTGAATGCAGGACCATACGTTCGGTCGTACTGGGTCTGAACAATTTGGAAAGGAATCCCTGGTGATGCGTGATCGTGCACACCATATCCACCATGTACTCTTTCACATAGTCATTGATACCTGAGAGTACCTTATCTGCGAGCATATAATGTACCTCCTGATCGACCAATCCCAATGACTCAAGTGACTCCGTGGCAGAAAATCGTTCATGGATCGAATCGATGGAACTCTGCTCTTTGTCCACGTGTACTACTCTCATTTCGGCATCATACTGTTCGGCCAAGCTGCGCAGAAGGTCCATCCCAGCCGGTCGGCTGCTGGTCTCCAGGTCTGCCGCGAACATGATGCGCTTAGGCGGTAGGAGAGGCGTTTCCTCGGGAATGACCAGCACAGGGGTATGCACCGCTTGGATGGTCTTGGAGGTGATACTTCCGAATAGGGCACTCGAGCCACCTGCTCCACGTGTTCCCATTACGATCATATCTACAGCTACAGAGTCCAGCATCTCAGCCAATCGCGTTCCGAATTCACCATACCGTACTTCTGTCCTGATCTTGGGTAGGAGGTCGGGGAATCCCTTCTCTATGCGTTCGATTTCGGTATGGATGAGCGCTTTAGCACTCTGAAAGGCCTCTCTGTCCGGTGAGTCGAATCCATCGTTCTCCAACTCGATGTCACTATGCACATAGAAAAGCGTGATCCGGTCTACCGCATTTCCGAGAATGGAAAGGGCGTAGTCCACTGCGCGTTCGGCATTTGGCGAGAAATCAGTTGGGAGGATGATGTGGTCTATATGCTGGATAGCCGTTGATTCAAGGTCCTTGACCAAGGATTGGAGGTCCAGGAATTCCTGCTTGTAACTCCTTAAACGCTTTTCGATATCCACCATCTGTTCTGACAGTTGGACGTGCATTTCATTGATCTGGGTGAAATGCGAAGCGATATCCCCGTTGTACGTTCCTTTCAGATCCCCATGATGGTGGAATAGTTTGCTCTTCAGATCCAGCAGGATCTCATTCTTATAGTACAGAACGATATTCTGGAGATGATCGAGCGACTTGAGTTTTTCTGGACGCTGAAGACGCGGCACAATACGGTCCAAGATGCGCTGATAGGCATTCATCTCATCGATCCAGAAATCCACATCGCTGGTCCAGATCGAGGTCTCATGGAGTTGGTCCTCCATCTTATCCTGTAAGTCTTGCGTATTTGTCATGAGGCGGTATGCGGATGATACGTTCGGTTTACAATTCGGGCAATGAGATCAGGGGTATCTTGGTCTGCATGGCTACTTTCTCTACGGATGAGCGCTTGAATAGCATATCCAGCAATTTGTAGGTGTGGTGGAGCATGGCGATCATATCCACGTTCTCTTTCTCCATGAAATCCAGAAGCGCATTGACCAGGTCATCACTTTGAAGGAACTCATAGCGATGAGGCACGGATTCCAAGAATTTCTCCAGAGACATACCTGCCATGGTCTGTTCCATATCCACGGGCTTTTTCTTACCATCCACATTGACCACCACTAGGTCGGCCTTGCAATGATCCAGCGTGTTCATCAGGAAACGGTAGGATTCGAAATCCTTGACCGGTTTGAAATCAGTGGCCAGTCCGATGGTCTCGATCTTGTCATACGTGGCCAATTCTGGAATGGTCACCACCGGGCACTTGGCCCTGCGTATCACACCTGAGGCCACACTGCCCATGAGTACTTCTTTCAATCCGCTCGCCCCTGTAGTTCCCATGAAGATGGCTTTGGCTGCCACCTTTTCAGCATAGAGTGTGATGCCATCTACGCTCTGGTCATGGATGAGTACTTTATTGAAGCTGTGTCCAGGGAAATTGCTCTCGGATACGATCTTTTGGTATGCTTTGTCCAGATCCCTGCGGATCCCTTCTTCCATTTTGGATTGCATACTGCTGAGTCCTCCAGCTGGTTTCCGGTAGTCCAATACATTCAAGCAGATGAATTCAGTGGGCTGGTTTCGGAAGAACTGCACGGCATACCGGGCTGCGTTCATGGAAACATCAGAGAAGTCAAGGGGTATGAGTATGGTATGCATAATTTAAGTGTATCAGGGGGTTCACCTTGAACTTAGCCAAATTTGCGACAATGGTGAGAATGTGGAAATGAGTCTACTCACACCTATGACTGACAAGTATCAGTCAAGGGAAAGGTTCAGTGCAGCGCTTTGATCTCGTGTGACTCTTTGCCAAGTCGTATGCTATCGCCTACATTCTTATTCTTGATCAAGGGATAGATGGGAGCGTCCATGGTCAAGGTGATGACCTGTTTTCCGTTGAATTCGAAGGGCAAAGTGGCAATGGAGATGTACATATACCGGTCTTCTAGTTCTATGAGGGTACCGGGTCTGATATCTGTGCGCTCTTCGGTCGTCAGCTTCTCAAGAACTCCCTTATCTGCCTCTGCTTTTCTCAGTTGTTCCTTGAGTGTTAGCTCTATGGTCCCGGCTTCTGCTTGATGTGAGAAATCCTCGGGATCCATGGTATCCTCTTCATCGAGGTCTTTGCCTTGATGGTATGAATCTATCTCGGCTTTCAGGTCGGTGATGATCTCGTCCTGCATGTCGAGCATGTGTGCTTTGAGTTCGTTCTTGTCGAGCATATCAGTGGGTTTCTATTTTGAGCATGAGTTCTAGACGAAGGAGCATGTCCAATTCGCTTTTATTGGTCCCCGAAAAGGAGCTTGCAATGGCATTGGCCGTACGCATGATGAGGTCATTGACCTTGGAGGTGAATAGGTGCTCATGCGATTGCTTGAAGAGCTTGAATTCCATGAAGCGATCCTCGGCATCAGCCTGGCGTTCATTCAGGGCATCGAATGCAAACTCGATGAGGTGTGCCGCATCGGTGTGGAATACATCTTCGCTGTCTTCCAGATCCAACCAGTCTTTAGTGATCAGTTCTTTCAGTACGCGCTCTTCCTCTTTTCTGACCACTTTGTCAGATTTTGCGATAGCGTAGAACAGGTCTCCCAGGTGCTGGTAGAAACGGTTCATGAGTTCTTCTGTCGGTTTCATGGTGGGTCTGATTCAGAGGCAATGATAATCGTCAGAGGAGGGGAGAAGCCTGATGGGTGAAGCCTGAACGACTGATTTTGGTCAGTCCGTGCTACCAGATCTTCTCCAGCCCTTTCTGATCCAAGATATGGATGGTCTTTCCTTGCACCTTGATGAGTTCTTCTTCTTTGAAGTCACTCAAGGTACGAATGACCGATTCAGATGCGGTCCCGACCATACTTGCGAGGTCGGTACGCGATATATCCATGCTGAATTCAGGCTCTCCATGACCGAAGCGTTCCATCAACTCCAGCAATGCATTGGCCGTGCGCTTGCGCACTGTATCATAGGCCAGGCTCAGGAGTTTCTTCTCTTTGTCATATAGGTTCTTGGTCAGTAGTTTGATGAATGCGTTACCTACATCGCGGTCCTTTTTGAGCAAGGCATTGAAGTCATCTTTGGGAATCCTGCAGATCTCTGATTCCTCCATGGTCTCAGCAAAATCCGGATAGGGGCGGGATTCCATGATTGGTAGATATCCGAAGAATTCTCCCTCGTGGTACAGTTCATTGATATACTCCTTGCCATCATCGTGTATCTGGTAGGTCTTCACTTTGCCCTTATTGACAAAGAAGAGGTAGTGTGGTATATCCCCTTGATGGTAGACGGGTTCTTTCTTCTTATAGGTGCGTGGTGAGCGATCTTCATACAATCCCCTAAGCGATGAGATCTGGTGTACATTATCTATGAATCGATCCAAGCCCTCCCGGGTATAGGCATACTCCTGTTTGAGAACCTCACTGCGCTTGAGTCGACCTTCGATGGCGGCCAGTAGGTCCATCTCTTCAAAGGGTTTGGTGAGGTAGTCATCGGCTCCTAGGGCCATTCCCCTGCGTATGTCGCTCTTCTCTGATTTGGCAGAGAGGAATATGAAAGGGATTCCTGAGGTAGCCGGGTCCTTGCTGAGCAGATAGATCACTCCATAACCGTCCAATTCAGGCATCATGATATCACAGACGATCACATCGGGATGATGCGTTCTGGCTGCTTCCACCCCCAGTTTTCCGTCTGAGGCGGTGACCACCTCGTAATTGGCCAATTCGAGAATCTCTGCGGTATTCTCTCTGAGAACTTCATCGTCCTCGATGATGAGTATCTTCTTCTTCATTCTATCCCTTTGCTTTGTATAGGTGCCTTGATGGTGAATGTAGTGCCCTGCCCTTCTTTACTCTTAAAGGCTATCTCGCCATCCAACAGTTCCAGATAGCGTTTGACGATATTCAGCCCAAGACCGGTACCCTTGATATTGGTGGCGTTCTGTGCTCGGAAGAACCGTTCATACATGTGTTTCTTATCCGCTTCGGGTATGCCTATGCCTTCATCAGTGACGCTGATCTCCAGATAGGCACCTTTGATCTGGGAACGAATCTGTATCACCGTATCGGCCCGAGAGTACTTGATGGCATTGGATACCAGATTGAGCAGGATATTCTTGAGGATGTTCCGATCGACATTCATCGTGTCGGAGCCGGAATGTGCGTAGTCGAATCGTCTTTCCTCCGTCAGCATACCTTGTGTGCTATCCATGACCTCCTGACAGAGATCGGATAAGCTGAATTCCGATGGATGGATGGAGACCTTGCCCGATTGGAGTTTGTCCAGTGAGAGGAAATCGTTGAGGATATTGGTCAGGTTGTGCACCGAGTTGGTGATGCGTTCAATATGCTTGGCTCGTTTGTCCTCATCTTCTGTGCGGGTGTATTTGCTGATGAGCGATGCGCTGCTCAGTATCCCACTCAGCGGTGTACGGAATTCGTGCGAGGCCATCGAAACGAAACGGGACTTCAATGCGCCCAATTCGATCTCTTTCTCCAGTAGGGCCTTGATCTCCTCTTCTGTCTTCTTCCTCTTGGCGATCTCAGCATTCAGATTGTCATTGACATCTTTGAGGTCATCGATGGCCTGGCTCAGCTGCGAGGTACGTTCTTGGATCTTCTGCTCCAGGGATTCATTGAGACGGGTAAGTTCTTCTTGAGCCTTGACCTGCTCTGATAGATCATGTACGATGCCCGTATACAGTTTACCTGAATCGAGATGGACCTCACTGATACTCAATCTGAACGGGAAGAGGGTGCCATCCTTTTTCTGGCCATCCACCTGTCGACCGATACCGATGATCTTCTTCACCCCGGTGCGGTGATAGTTGCCCATATAGGTATCGTGTGCAGTCTTATGCGGATCGGGCATCAGTGTATTGATCTTCTGACCCAGAAGTTCGTCTTCAGTGTACTGGAAAAGTTCCAGTGCCGATCGATTGATGGATTGGATGACCCCCTGGGTGTCGATGGTGATGATCCCGTCAACAGCCGTGTCGATGATGGACTTGAGACGTTGCTCCGAATCGTGGAGCGCGGTAGTCATTTTATTGGTCGGGGCCATTGTGATTCATTGCATCGGTGAGTATCTCTGAGAAGAGAAGGGAGCACTCCTTTCAGGCATGCAGGGCAAGTATAGGAATGGCGATCTGTTTTGCGATCTGCTTGCTGACGCTTTTATGGAATATACGTTCCATGAGGCTACGCTTCGGGAGGATGATGGAAAGCATATCGATCTGATACCGACCGATGGCCAACTCGATCCCTTGCAGTGGATCATCCACTTTGAGGTCGATATAGGGTAGGCTGTCTGTACCTGAGGCACTATCGGATGGGGCTCCATCTGTCACTCTATTCTTCTTGGAGACATGTATCCCCATGACCCAAGAGTCATGTACCCGGGCCAGATCGTACAGGGGCTCCAGTATGGCCTCATCTCCGCCCATCTCCTCTTCGCTCGCCAGTCCGATGCGCTCAGGTGCTTTGAGCGGAGCTTGAAGGGGAACGGTCAACACGGGACAGGGAGCATCCTTCATGGTCGCATAGGCATTGCTTCCAAAAATGGAGATGTTGGCACCACTCGCTCCACTGCTTCCCATGATCACTAGGTCGATCCCTTCATCTTCCAATACTGGATT
It encodes:
- the rplS gene encoding 50S ribosomal protein L19, which translates into the protein MDPIKEINKAVFEKKDFPAFKAGDTVTVHYKIREGNKERIQQFQGTVLQRRGSGITETFTVRKITSGTGVERIFPIASPSIEKIERNKEGKVRRARVFYLRERMGKSARIKERVHFKKQD
- a CDS encoding two pore domain potassium channel family protein — its product is MVDKEKVKDFFYFRSVYEFLLDKHYRNLLLTSSFIIATGTVVYHYLEEWSWVDSLYFSVVTLTTIGYGDFAPQTDMGKLFTIIYIILGLGMILGFINAVYEHYRNRSERRNGNSYHNENPIQRFDP
- a CDS encoding universal stress protein — translated: MTNTQDLQDKMEDQLHETSIWTSDVDFWIDEMNAYQRILDRIVPRLQRPEKLKSLDHLQNIVLYYKNEILLDLKSKLFHHHGDLKGTYNGDIASHFTQINEMHVQLSEQMVDIEKRLRSYKQEFLDLQSLVKDLESTAIQHIDHIILPTDFSPNAERAVDYALSILGNAVDRITLFYVHSDIELENDGFDSPDREAFQSAKALIHTEIERIEKGFPDLLPKIRTEVRYGEFGTRLAEMLDSVAVDMIVMGTRGAGGSSALFGSITSKTIQAVHTPVLVIPEETPLLPPKRIMFAADLETSSRPAGMDLLRSLAEQYDAEMRVVHVDKEQSSIDSIHERFSATESLESLGLVDQEVHYMLADKVLSGINDYVKEYMVDMVCTITHHQGFLSKLFRPSTTERMVLHSHIPILVLHESEM
- a CDS encoding universal stress protein, coding for MHTILIPLDFSDVSMNAARYAVQFFRNQPTEFICLNVLDYRKPAGGLSSMQSKMEEGIRRDLDKAYQKIVSESNFPGHSFNKVLIHDQSVDGITLYAEKVAAKAIFMGTTGASGLKEVLMGSVASGVIRRAKCPVVTIPELATYDKIETIGLATDFKPVKDFESYRFLMNTLDHCKADLVVVNVDGKKKPVDMEQTMAGMSLEKFLESVPHRYEFLQSDDLVNALLDFMEKENVDMIAMLHHTYKLLDMLFKRSSVEKVAMQTKIPLISLPEL
- a CDS encoding response regulator; the encoded protein is MKKKILIIEDDEVLRENTAEILELANYEVVTASDGKLGVEAARTHHPDVIVCDIMMPELDGYGVIYLLSKDPATSGIPFIFLSAKSEKSDIRRGMALGADDYLTKPFEEMDLLAAIEGRLKRSEVLKQEYAYTREGLDRFIDNVHQISSLRGLYEDRSPRTYKKKEPVYHQGDIPHYLFFVNKGKVKTYQIHDDGKEYINELYHEGEFFGYLPIMESRPYPDFAETMEESEICRIPKDDFNALLKKDRDVGNAFIKLLTKNLYDKEKKLLSLAYDTVRKRTANALLELMERFGHGEPEFSMDISRTDLASMVGTASESVIRTLSDFKEEELIKVQGKTIHILDQKGLEKIW
- a CDS encoding PAS domain-containing sensor histidine kinase; this encodes MTTALHDSEQRLKSIIDTAVDGIITIDTQGVIQSINRSALELFQYTEDELLGQKINTLMPDPHKTAHDTYMGNYHRTGVKKIIGIGRQVDGQKKDGTLFPFRLSISEVHLDSGKLYTGIVHDLSEQVKAQEELTRLNESLEQKIQERTSQLSQAIDDLKDVNDNLNAEIAKRKKTEEEIKALLEKEIELGALKSRFVSMASHEFRTPLSGILSSASLISKYTRTEDEDKRAKHIERITNSVHNLTNILNDFLSLDKLQSGKVSIHPSEFSLSDLCQEVMDSTQGMLTEERRFDYAHSGSDTMNVDRNILKNILLNLVSNAIKYSRADTVIQIRSQIKGAYLEISVTDEGIGIPEADKKHMYERFFRAQNATNIKGTGLGLNIVKRYLELLDGEIAFKSKEGQGTTFTIKAPIQSKGIE
- a CDS encoding universal stress protein, which codes for MKKILFPTDFSLNSLHAIRYGIRLFEGQDVKFYLFNSYVDPSVGASMTYVFEEQMKSISMTMMRKVYEELQDEFGHEGLQLELINRYGDLPYALNPVLEDEGIDLVIMGSSGASGANISIFGSNAYATMKDAPCPVLTVPLQAPLKAPERIGLASEEEMGGDEAILEPLYDLARVHDSWVMGIHVSKKNRVTDGAPSDSASGTDSLPYIDLKVDDPLQGIELAIGRYQIDMLSIILPKRSLMERIFHKSVSKQIAKQIAIPILALHA